A section of the Hevea brasiliensis isolate MT/VB/25A 57/8 chromosome 17, ASM3005281v1, whole genome shotgun sequence genome encodes:
- the LOC110633877 gene encoding G-type lectin S-receptor-like serine/threonine-protein kinase RKS1, translating into MDFQTLFLQSLLLILHFTLSSSRDTIAIKQTLQDGQLLISREKKFALGFFSPGSSGYRYLGIWYHKVREHNVVWVANRNHPIKGSSGILSINQYGNLILYSNHSQTVPVWSSNVSVEVADTYVAQLLDSGNFILIEDRSKRIVWQSFDYPTDTLLPDMKVGLYPKTGHYLTLTSWKSADDPGTGDYLLKLNPAGSPQIFLSDGRKNYWRSYPWPFRSYTGVWNFSFINNEDEIYVAYFLADASVILRIVLNYVGFIKHLTWHESTGKWKECVSEPINQCDIYGHCGPYGKCDSNHIIQKFECNCLPGYEPKSPRNWHILRDGSDGCVRKRLDTSSVCGHGEGFVKVADVKIPDTSAAVWVNMNMPPMDCEQECRRNCSCSAYASIDIAGKGTGCLAWYGELMDTVDNKDEGYDIYVRVDAIELADIVQKSNGSLGRKDVLAILVVSVVSAWFVIILFAYLWLKKKKKRSMKNKWNERLHNTNVDAYHKVNMVANEVRGSMNHPDIAFFDFNTILTATNNFSPANKLGQGGFGLVYKGQLSNGQEVAVKRLSKNSGQGIEEFKNEVMLIAKLQHKNLVKLLGCCIQEEELMLIYEYLPNRSLDSLLFDETGSILDWRRRFNIIIGIARGILYMHQDSRLQIIHRDLKTSNILLDAEMNPKISDFGLARIFEGDQIQGKTNRIFGTFGYMSPEYVVFGKYSIKSDVFSFGVILLEIISGKKSTGFYQEDSNLSLIGHIWQSWREGRLQEIIDSSLKDSYPRDEVLRCIQIGLLCVQEDALDRPTMSAVVLMLNSEIALPSPKQAAFVFRKSSNNSCLLEAEEQFCSVNELTISEVASR; encoded by the exons ATGGATTTTCAAACGTTGTTCCTGCAATCTTTACTTCTAATCCTCCATTTCACACTTTCTTCCTCCAGGGACACCATAGCCATAAAACAAACCCTTCAAGATGGCCAGCTTCTAATCTCCAGAGAAAAGAAATTTGCGTTAGGATTTTTTAGCCCTGGAAGTTCCGGGTATAGATATCTTGGAATCTGGTACCACAAAGTCCGAGAGCATAATGTGGTTTGGGTAGCAAATAGGAACCATCCAATCAAGGGCTCTTCAGGAATTCTCTCCATTAATCAATATGGAAATCTCATTCTCTACAGCAATCATAGCCAGACAGTTCCTGTATGGTCTTCAAATGTCTCGGTGGAAGTTGCAGATACTTATGTAGCTCAGCTCTTGGATTCAGGAAACTTTATTTTGATTGAAGATAGAAGTAAAAGAATTGTGTGGCAAAGCTTTGATTATCCGACAGATACTCTGCTTCCAGATATGAAAGTTGGACTGTATCCGAAGACTGGTCATTACTTGACCTTAACATCATGGAAGTCAGCAGATGACCCTGGAACTGGAGATTACTTGCTTAAGCTCAATCCAGCTGGATCACCACAAATCTTTCTCTCTGACGGTAGAAAAAATTATTGGCGAAGCTACCCATGGCCATTCAGAAGTTATACAGGTGTGTGGAACTTCAGTTTTATCAACAATGAAGATGAGATATACGTGGCCTACTTTCTTGCTGATGCTTCTGTTATCCTAAGAATAGTGTTGAACTATGTTGGATTTATTAAGCACCTGACATGGCATGAAAGTACTGGCAAATGGAAGGAATGTGTGTCAGAACCCATTAATCAGTGTGATATTTATGGGCATTGTGGTCCCTATGGAAAATGTGATTCAAACCatattattcaaaaatttgaatgTAATTGTTTACCTGGTTATGAGCCCAAGTCCCCAAGAAACTGGCATATTCTGCGAGATGGGTCAGATGGGTGTGTTAGAAAGCGCCTAGACACTTCTTCAGTATGTGGGCATGGAGAAGGATTTGTCAAAGTGGCAGATGTTAAGATTCCTGATACTTCAGCAGCAGTTTGGGTGAACATGAACATGCCTCCTATGGACTGTGAACAGGAATGCAGGAGGAATTGTTCGTGCTCTGCATATGCAAGCATAGATATTGCTGGGAAAGGAACTGGTTGTTTGGCATGGTATGGTGAATTAATGGATACCGTAGATAATAAGGATGAGGGATATGACATTTATGTCCGTGTTGATGCAATTGAATTAG CTGACATTGTGCAAAAATCAAATGGTTCTCTTGGAAGGAAGGATGTGTTGGCCATTTTAGTAGTATCAGTTGTTTCAGCTTGGTTTGTCATCATCTTATTTGCATATTTGTGgctcaagaagaagaagaaaagaagca tgaagaacaaatggAATGAAAGATTGCACAATACAAATGTTGATGCATACCACAAGGTTAATATGGTGGCAAATGAAGTTCGAGGCAGCATGAATCATCCAGACATAGCATTTTTTGATTTTAATACAATACTTACAGCGACTAACAATTTCTCTCCAGCTAATAAGCTGGGACAAGGTGGTTTTGGCTTGGTTTACAAG GGTCAGCTGTCTAATGGACAGGAGGTTGCTGTGAAACGGCTATCCAAAAACTCAGGGCAAGGAATAGAAGAATTTAAAAATGAAGTTATGTTGATCGCAAAGCTTCAACACAAGAATCTTGTGAAACTGCTAGGATGTTGCATTCAGGAAGAAGAGCTAATGTTAATTTATGAATACTTGCCAAACAGAAGCTTGGATTCATTGCTTTTTG ATGAAACAGGGTCAATCTTGGATTGGAGAAGACGCTTTAATATCATCATAGGGATTGCTCGTGGAATCTTATATATGCACCAAGACTCCAGGTTACAAATTATCCATAGAGATTTAAAAACTAGCAACATTTTATTGGATGCAGAAATGAAcccaaaaatttcagattttggccTAGCTAGAATCTTTGAAGGAGACCAAATTCAAGGAAAGACAAACAGAATTTTTGGAACATT CGGCTACATGTCCCCAGAATACGTGGTGTTCGGAAAATATTCAATAAAATCTGATGTCTTCAGCTTTGGAGTTATATTATTAGAGATTATTTCAGGAAAGAAGAGCACTGGCTTTTATCAAGAGGATTCTAACCTAAGTTTGATAGGGCAT ATATGGCAATCATGGAGAGAAGGGAGACTACAGGAGATAATTGATTCCTCCCTAAAGGATTCATATCCCCGTGATGAAGTATTGAGATGCATCCAAATTGGGCTGCTATGTGTGCAAGAAGATGCTTTGGACAGACCAACCATGTCAGCAGTCGTGTTAATGTTGAATAGTGAAATTGCTCTTCCTTCTCCTAAACAAGCTGCATTCGTTTTCAGAAAGTCCAGCAATAATTCTTGCTTATTAGAAGCAGAAGAACAATTTTGTTCAGTGAATGAGTTGACAATTAGTGAGGTTGCAAGTCGCTGA